From the genome of Solanum stenotomum isolate F172 chromosome 5, ASM1918654v1, whole genome shotgun sequence:
tcctcatgaaagtttagtatcgcaacaacaaatttgaccaaaattgagatatttttcagacccttatcacATTATAATATGATGTTTGTTtcgattgttacttaaattttattgtatcgtaTCGTTTAAATCTATCGTTAGATAACGATGAATAGACTCGTTTTGTGTAACGATCGGTTTGGTGTTTatcttaatttattatttaaaaataatattttgtcttttatCCTACTTTTTAATAATAGCTTTACTTCATACCCTACTCTTCTTTATAAGTTTATTACTCAAATTATGGatgtgtgacattatgtaacgaCGAAGAACGATTCATTCTATCCAATCActgtattcattaaaacaatacagTACGATACGATACAATAAAATACGAGAATATAATACGTACAAACCATCAAACAAAGTGTAAAGGATGAGGCAAACACACAAGTTGTTGAAATATGAATTGCACCAAAAGCAAAGCAATGTCATTTCAAGCTATTATATTGCTTTTAAAACAATTGCAAGTAAATTTCATCAAAagtcaaaaattatttgtacTTCTAGCACTCATACAAAATAGCTTATATTTGAAGCACTTTCACTTCAAGTAACCTTAATGAACTATCCTTTTTtataaaccaaaaaataaaaagtagcaCATGTTAGTGAGATAATTTGAATGAAATCTTATAAAACTTGtgatatttaaaatatcaaaataattgtaCAGCTATAACACTTATGAAATTTGTGATACACTGAAGTTTAATCATTTCACCTAAACTTCAGTCGTATATAACTTTTAGgtacaaattaattaacttatgCCAAGATATATAGAatgtttgtaatttttttatatgaaagtCGTTCAAACCTATAATAAGCAAGGTAATAGTTCTAATTTAAACTccaaaactaataattattaataataaatgcaatagaaaagaaataacatatattaataTGATTATGAATTTGAGTCATCGAGAGAGAGCTAAAAGGTGAAAACTCCCGAAAAGGGGTTAAAATCcaaatataaacatatattaataaggcaattttttcttaaaagaaaaaattacgtgtataagcaaacatatattagttaattagttaacatagctatagtttgcctTAATTATAATCCGTGACttacttttagctataattacacggctcaattttttatttttgtataattcgcacgtttgtataattcggaatttgtgtaatataatttgtataacttttgtataatgtaattttgtataatataaattGTATAACTGTTTACTCTTCcgatgtttgtaattgtatcaattggttatttcgagtttatacaaaaataactgaattatacaaatgtacctgCGAATTATACGAAcctgtgaattatacaaacgaggcaatttaaactgtagctacaactcgtaaatatgcaaactatagctatggaacataattaaatttattataatggcTATTTCCGAAAGTTCCCTATTTAAAATCCACCATTAGCAGTGAATCCACCATCGGCCCATATAATCTGGCCCGTTATATATGAGGCAGCAGGGAAACAAAGGAAGGCTATTAGGGCTGAGATTTCTTCGGGCTTTCCGATTCGGCCCATTGGAGTTTGAGaaatatatttatctatttcttctttttgtcgagGATTTTTCTGCAATAAAGTagaacattaaaaaaaaatagatataaaaaaaaatcaattattttaattatagcATGTTTGATGAAGTTTctgagaaacaaaaaatatttattttagagaATTAAAGTGTTCGGTAGAAGATTTTAGATGAAAAAagtattgatgacaaaattttCAGAATCAAAGTATTCCACTAATGAGAAAGAATTATTAGCTATTGTTAGAGGTATTAAAAAATTTTCAGCATTtctattaccaaaaaaaatcgTTATTAAAATTGATAATACACAAGTATCAGGATTAATATCAAACAAACTTCTATCAGAACCGCAATACAGAAGATTGCATAGGTGGCAGGTCTTATTATTGTtctattcttttaaaatagaaCATATTAAAGGAGTTGATAATTTTCTTGCAGATTTCCTTTCAAGAAGTGTCCAAATGGACAATCGAACACAAATCCTGATTAACAGGGTATTTGAAAAAATGCAACTTGTGGAAAAGTCCATTGATGACAAAAGCCATATATTGTGTGTATTTCAACCATGTTAGTAAACTAGTTTTTTTCCCGATATTCATATGAGAACCCGATAAATTCAAAACttattcaagaaaatattatttattaagaattttttttatacctaTAGCTCGAAATCGAAACTTACACTTGCTGCTTCAGTGAGTGGAGTTGAAATTAATGCTGGTGCAACTGAATTAACACGAATTTTGTCCTTGGCCCACGCACAAGCCAAATTCATCGTTATTTGATTTATTGCtcctataaaaataaataaaatggaagTTTTTGGGagtttataatttctttttaactaTTCGATATCTATAATTaactttattaatttaaatttatatcacGTAAGAAACCTATAATTCCTTATAACTAAAACATTACAGTAACTACTTCAATATGTATGGTCCCCTTGTAGTTCAATTTATGCGGCGGTGTTTGAATTTCGAAACTAAACCCTTTTTTATTAACTTGTAATTTTTCACTTGTcatttaaagtttaaatatttttatatgatttttaaattataaaaaaaaagttgagacTCCACTAAAGTTGAAATCATTTATCGATACACACCTGAATTAATCTATTTCTTAGTTACCCCATGAAATTGGTATTTCAAAAGATTGACCCTTCAACCGACCCATTTATTAATAGACCTCATTGATGTGTACATGGAATTAGTTAAGGTCGAGGGGTCAAGACTTTCGAAATACCAACTTCAAAGAGTCCCAAGGTCATTTctattttctaaatatataaatttcatttcaaaagaattaaagattcaatattcatatttaaaaaaattgactatcCAAATTCAGATCAgtaacaaacaacaacaataataataataacatactcAGTGAAATCTCAATAAGTAGGGTCTGGGAGGATAGAGCATACACATATCTTATCACTATCTCATAGAGGTAGAGAAACAGTTTTCGAAAGACCCTCGGAAAAGTAAAAATGATGAGTAGAAAACATTACCTTTAGAAGCAGAATAAAGAGACATACAAGGCATGGCTGAAAATGTAGTAgttgaagaaacaaaaataatatttccatTTTGAGAAGCCTTCAAAAATGGATAAGCAATTTGAGATAAATGATAAGCAGCTTCAAAATTAATTCCCATAGTTATGTTGTAATCTTCTTCTGTGTAATCTTTAATTTCCTTATATATAGCTACTCCTGCATTATTTACCTAATTAATcatgaacaaattaaaattagtcaaacaatTGTTACGACTAATTATAATTCcataaaagtttaattttatttcttaaactactagcaaaataaattattttaccgctagaaaaaagtaaattttcaaTAGGCGTTCCCATTGGAAAACCATAGTCATAAATATATTGGGATTTTGAACGAAAAATCTGTCAGAAACATTTTCAAGAAGTCAATTATCAAGCGCCTGGCGAAAAATCCATTAGAAACATTGTAGATAAATCGACTAATTCCTGACATAGTCCTTCAAAAAAATGTTAGAAATTCTCTTGAAATCATGACTTTTTAACGGAAATAATTTTCCACAAGCACATTTTCGATGGATTCCGTTGGAAATGTGTTTCCTATAACGTGtggtttttatattttgaaaaaatagagagtggttctttttttttttctcatcctATGTTTGATATCTGACTATTACATTATAGAGTCCATTCTGGGGCACTACTGATCCCAAACAAAATGTTTTCATATCTAGAAGCTCAAATATGAAACCTCTAGTTAAAAGTGAAAGAATCTCAATCATCCCACAACAAAACGGAACTATAATATAAATGAGATTAAATAAAAGTCTTTACCAATATATTGAGCTTCccatcaaatatattttcaataatcTTCATAAGTTTTTCACGTTCAATACGAGATAATAAATCACAAACAGAACCTTCAACTTCAAGTcctttttttctccaaatttcaaggcattcttgaagttcattttcaTTACGTGAACATGTATATACTCTTGCTCCAAAATTTGCCAATTCTTCCACTATAGCATACCTAACAACAATTACAAGATCACGATGACGATAAATCAAATGatcacaaaagaaaattatatacttaaaaaatataatgttttaATGTGAATTGGAAAATGGCTTTAGTGAGGTCTAGAAAAGACAGAGTGTATGTAGACCCTGCTATTATTTCGGGGAGTAGAAAGACTATTTTCGAAAAACCCTCGACTCAATCATCAAATTCAAGTAAAAGTGAAAGAAAACATGAAGAAAGCATAGCAATTGATAAAAAGTACGGTATAAAATTTACGAGAAAGAAACgataacaacaataaaatagtgtgataattgaaaacacaataaacaacatatgaCAAGCACTACAAGGGTACGGTTAGTAGTTAGTACCATGACAAGCACCAGCAAGATTAAATATTTGCAAGACAAGACAACTCTCCACTCCTGCTAACCTTCTACCCCAATACCAACTtacatatgaaaaaataatataaagtataTCAACAAACAAAACTGCGTAGCTAAACAACAAAAGATCCATTCTTATCCCAATTTGGCTATGATTGCCGACATgttataagaaaattcaatcAACTATGATTTTTTTAACAACGAGTTAGCTAGAAATTACCGATAAATTTCGTAGATGATTTCGAAAGATTTATAGGGAAATTTTGAAACTCACCCTATGCCTTTGGAGCCACCAGTAACAAGTGCAGTGGTGCCTTTGAGACTCCatttttctctcaatttttCCTCCTTGTTTCTCAATTGTGCCATTTctggtttatttatttattattaatattatattgtgAAAAATCTTAAAAGTAAGGTAAGGTTTGGAGTCACTTTATATACATACGAAGAGAAAATGGTTTCATAGCGTGTGTGAACGGTTCACATTGATTTATATCTTTACATCGATTCAATAAATATCTATACGgaaataaaattaatctataAAATCATGAATAGTTCAACCTATTTCAATTTGTACAAGTTAATTAGTCGCTTATTAGACTCTAGCATAAGCATACGAAATAAACATGTTAAATAAACTTTAATGATATtgagaatatattttcttaattcacAAAAGTTAAAGCATTATTGGCTATTACACTAATAATTAACTATACATATTTAAgatttaatttatgtatatcgtccatatatatatatatatatatatatatatatatatatatatatagcatttAACCATaaattctcaaatatttttaataagctATTTTTGAGTGAAGTTTAAATTTAACTTACGTCTAACCTTTCACGTATTTGTTCAATTTAAGTAACAATATGTGGTTGTCTATAAATCAAGTTTGAAATAATACCACAAGAATTGTCCTTCTAATTTGTGGATGTGAATCTATTACGTAATTAATTTGGATTGAATGATTATAGTTAAGTTGCAATTTGTAATGGGACTGTAGTAAATGTTGAAGATTTTCAAAGAATTAGATATAACATgcttattatatcattttttaattattaattcattaatggagttaaaaaattaataaactgACGGTGCACGTAACTTAAATTCATACTACTTTAGTAGTAGTAGAGTATTAAAAGATAAGCTTCTATAATTTTGTTAAATAACAATGTAAGCAGATAAATGTCTCTTTCATGTCATTAATCTTTCAATATCTTGTGAAATAGTTTGTTATCTAAAAAAACCATGATTGTTCATCattgataatttgatttgaaaataaaaataatctttactTTATAAAGATATACTCTCCCGTTTCAATTTAACACGAAATAAAAATGTATGTTGTAAGGCTTTTTTTGGCAACATGAGCcttacaatatatattttaacgTCATTTATCCCTCCATCCAAATATTGCCCTTCTAgaaattttgttcaatttttgtGCCTTTTTGAGCCATTAGCTAGCGTTGGTGATTAAACTAATTGACgataactttttaaattttaacttataCATACGGATAGTTTATAAGCTTAGGCTAGCTAACGTGTTATCAATTATGTCTATTTCTAATGTGCCTATTAAATTAAGTGACAACATGTGGTGGCTATAAAATAGATATTACAAGCAAAACGAAAATCAAAATTTGCTTCAATtgcaaaatattaattataacaAAATATGTCATAACGGGACCAAGAACTTTGTAATATGTTTATAATAATCtatagagaaaagacataaagtcaccactgaagttgtttcgaattttaaaaaagacaccttaactttgcggATGTCTTATTACTCCACAAAACCATTTCTAACGATTATAAATACACCATTTTAACCCATTCTCAGAGCAGGTGTAATCTCACGTATTGGGGGTGCGTGAATGACAAAAAAATCACCCCAAATCAATCTAAAAATGCCACGCAGCAAGATTGTAAGCCTccattttctaaaaaagttCAAGAAACAGAGGATTTCTTGGTCAATGCCTTTCATGGCGGTTGTTGAAGAACAATTTCATATTTACTTAAGAATATAAGAAGATTTTATAGGATTCCTAAGTGAAAATCTTCATTGTTATGTAAATAGTGAAAACGAAGGATTCCACAAAAATCTCATATCCAAATCTTCCATTTTCCACCTCTGCAAAAACTCCATTTTAGCTCATTCCATCTTCGTCTtctgcaacaacaacaaaaaatagagCTACTTGTTGGGTTCAAAAGTAATTAGGACGACAAATAAAAGTAtgctaaaaacatattattaatatagtttAGTCAAACGACCtacatattataaaattaatattaagaaacataaatatgtttcataaacaagactctcTAAATGACTACATTGTGTATTCTATTGTGTTTTTTTGATATGAGAatagggatcttcaatttatagcaTTCCATACTTTtcctttaaggaaaaaataaaccaaatatggaagagaattatattttcttttcattaaaagtaaaaacatttatggtaatgctttgtcttttctttttggaaaaaataaacttaaaaaaagataagaaaattaGGGAAAAACCCTAACACTACAGCGGTACGACGCTAAAAAGAACCCATCAATTGAAACTCCAAAATTATCTCAATGCCTTTGAATTCTTTCCTCAACGATGCAACAACTCGTCAAGACCATTTTCACGAACAATTTATATCTATTAAACCCAAATTAGTTAATGCACCCACTTACATTGAAGTTTTTGAGTTTGTACTCACAACTTGTTTGTGCTTTTGGACTTGACCCAGAAGATTTTGAGGATCAAAATGTGAGTGAGTTAGGATTTTACCCAATCATTATTAAAtgagtaagaaaaataaaattatattattttatttgaggtGAAACACACGCACAAGCTATGAAATTACAAAAGTTGTAAAAAGGGTGTATTTATAGTTGTTGGAAATACTTTAGTGGGTAATAGGACACCcacaaagttaaggtgtctttttgaaattcggggacaacttcagtggtgactttatgttttttctctAATCTATATAATCATCTGTGATTGTGAATCAAagaataaatttgttatttgaaattgcctatcaataattcaatagTTTAGATTGAATGGCTATGATTAAGTTCCAAATTGTAATGGAAAACATACATGGTGGTCTATAACTATAATAATTGTGGTAGGTGTTTAAAGAACAAAACACAAGCATGTTTCAAATTATAGGGAGAGTTAGTAAATATAACATATACatgtttaattataaatatatgtttttcgCTACTAGATACATTGAAATatggagagaggcgagcaagaatATGAGAGAAACGAGCGATATTTCTCTATGTATATCAAATACATGctaatcacactagatacacactacatatatgtatatgatGTAATTCACATGTACCTAGGATACTAGATACATAGGAaagtggcgagcgagatgggATGGAGGCATGCgggatttgtctatgtatctcatatacatgCTAATCACACTAGATGCACATTATTTGTATGTATATGATGTGAGTCATATGTAACTGGGATACCAGATACATAGGAGAGGTGACGTGCGAGATGGAAGGGAGGCGAGCAAGATTTGTCCATATATCTCAGATACACGTGAATTCACTTGGATACATTGTATCTTGAACACAG
Proteins encoded in this window:
- the LOC125864943 gene encoding tropinone reductase 1-like, producing MAQLRNKEEKLREKWSLKGTTALVTGGSKGIGYAIVEELANFGARVYTCSRNENELQECLEIWRKKGLEVEGSVCDLLSRIEREKLMKIIENIFDGKLNILVNNAGVAIYKEIKDYTEEDYNITMGINFEAAYHLSQIAYPFLKASQNGNIIFVSSTTTFSAMPCMSLYSASKGAINQITMNLACAWAKDKIRVNSVAPALISTPLTEAASKNPRQKEEIDKYISQTPMGRIGKPEEISALIAFLCFPAASYITGQIIWADGGFTANGGF